The nucleotide window ACTGCCGCTTCTCTCCTGAAATTGATTGAACGAAATCCTCAAGATGCCGTGGCGCACAATAACCTGGGGATCGTCCGCTTCCGTCAGGGATGTTTGAATGAGGCCGCTGGCCATTACCAGAAGGCAGTTGATAGTGACCCTACCAATCCAATCTACCGAAAGAATTTGGCAGACCTCTGGTACACGCATCTGGGACGCACCGACGATGCTATCGAGCTGTATACTTCGCTTTTGAAAGAATATCCCAAGGATATCGAAGTATTGACAGCGCTGGCCATCGTTTCCAAGGCAAACCAGCTCAAGGAGCAAGCCCGCACCTTCATCCAAAAAGTGCTGGAACTGGAGCCGTGGAACAATGAAGCAAGAGACTTTCTTGCTGCTTTGTGATCATTTTTAAGACGTCGTTGTCAGACAGACAGATTGGGGCTCCTGAAAAAGTATGAAAGCGGTTATTTTCGCCGGGGGGTTGGGGACACGCATATCTGAAGAATCGTATCTCAAACCAAAACCGATGATTGAGGTTGGAGAGAGGCCCATTCTGTGGCATCTGATGAAAATCTTTGAGGCACAGGGCATCACTGACTTCATTATCTGCCTCGGTTATAAGGGCCACGTCATAAAGGAGTATTTTTTAAATTACTATGTCTACAACTCCGATGTAACCATCAACTTGCAGACCAACAGCTTCGAAGTCCATCGCACAAATTCCGAAAATTTCAGGGTAACCCTCGTTGATACCGGTCTGCACACCTGCACCTCCGGTCGCCTCAGAAGAATCCAGCATTACATCGGCAACGAAGAGTTCATGTTGACGTATGGGGACGGGCTATCCGATGTCCCGATCGCTGAGTTGATCAGTTATCACAGGGCGCACGGAAAGATTGCCACAGTGACGGCGGTACAACCTGCAGGGCGTTTTGGCCTGATGGGATTGGAGCACGATGATCTGGTCTCCAGCTTTCAGGAAAAGCCGGTTGGTGACGGAGGGTGGATCAATGGTGGATTCTTTGTCCTGAAACCGGAGGTATTTTCTTATCTGCCGGAGAATGCTGATGCTGTCATGTGGGAAGAATATCCGCTAAAAGCCCTGTCGCACGAGGGGCAGCTTATTGCATACAAGCATCACGGTTTTTGGAAGTGCATGGATGCAATGCGCGACAAGGACGAACTGGAGACCCTGTGGAGGAACGGGCAGGCGAAGTGGAAGGTATGGTAGATCACTCCAAGACCCTGTCTTGGCCTAAAAGAAATTTTTGGAAGGGAAAGTCGGTGCTTCTTACCGGCCATACCGGCTTCAAGGGGGCATGGCTGGCAATTTGGCTTCATGCAATGGGTGCCCGCGTCTTTGGATATGCTCTCGATCCTCCAACTACACCTAACCTATTCCAGGCGGCAACCGTAGAAAACAGGGTAACCTCTTACCGTAATGACATAAGGGATGCTCAACGGCTGCAGCAGGCTGTTGAGTGTATAGAGCCTGAGATTGTCATGCATCTGGCCGCCCAGTCCTTGGTGCGGGAATCGTACAACTCCCCCGTCGATACCTATACAACGAATGTGATCGGTACAGTTAACCTGCTGGAAGCCCTCCGTTACAGCCGCTCGGTCAGAGCAGTTGTCATTGTGAC belongs to Geobacter sp. SVR and includes:
- the rfbF gene encoding glucose-1-phosphate cytidylyltransferase, producing MKAVIFAGGLGTRISEESYLKPKPMIEVGERPILWHLMKIFEAQGITDFIICLGYKGHVIKEYFLNYYVYNSDVTINLQTNSFEVHRTNSENFRVTLVDTGLHTCTSGRLRRIQHYIGNEEFMLTYGDGLSDVPIAELISYHRAHGKIATVTAVQPAGRFGLMGLEHDDLVSSFQEKPVGDGGWINGGFFVLKPEVFSYLPENADAVMWEEYPLKALSHEGQLIAYKHHGFWKCMDAMRDKDELETLWRNGQAKWKVW